The proteins below come from a single Flavobacterium lindanitolerans genomic window:
- the yihA gene encoding ribosome biogenesis GTP-binding protein YihA/YsxC: MKINSAEFIISNSEVSKCPQERLPEYAFIGRSNVGKSSLINMLTNHKNLAKTSGRPGKTQLINHFKINSNWFLVDLPGYGYARVSKKTKEVFQKFITDYFEKREQLVCAFVLIDIRLEAQAIDLEFITYLGEIEVPFCIIFTKADKISKTKIDSHVAAYRKKLLASNWEEMPPYFITSSADGTGKEKLLTYIEEINTEVFKDLNNF, translated from the coding sequence ATGAAAATCAATTCCGCCGAATTTATTATAAGCAATTCCGAAGTCAGTAAATGTCCTCAGGAACGCCTTCCTGAGTATGCGTTTATTGGAAGGTCGAATGTAGGGAAGTCTTCCCTAATCAATATGCTGACCAATCATAAAAATCTGGCAAAAACTTCAGGAAGACCCGGAAAAACACAGCTTATCAATCATTTTAAAATCAACAGCAACTGGTTTTTGGTGGATTTACCGGGTTATGGCTATGCCCGGGTTTCAAAAAAGACCAAGGAAGTATTCCAGAAATTCATTACCGATTATTTTGAAAAGAGAGAGCAGCTGGTCTGCGCTTTCGTATTAATCGACATCCGTCTGGAAGCACAGGCTATTGATTTGGAATTCATAACTTATTTGGGAGAAATTGAAGTTCCTTTCTGTATCATTTTTACCAAAGCCGACAAAATCAGCAAGACTAAAATCGATTCACACGTAGCGGCCTATCGCAAAAAGCTTCTGGCGAGCAATTGGGAAGAAATGCCTCCCTATTTTATCACCTCCTCTGCCGATGGAACCGGAAAGGAAAAGCTGCTAACCTATATAGAAGAAATCAATACGGAAGTATTCAAAGACCTGAATAATTTTTAA
- the gldB gene encoding gliding motility lipoprotein GldB: MRKLAFLLMFTVFFVSCDKKDKVEKAIEEVPVELTVERFDKIFYESDPNELSKIKHQFPYFFPAGNEDTVWTNKMKNPLLKQVHDEVQKKFGNFQKERGDLEELFRHIKYYFPETGLPKVVTLISEVDTDNKVIYTDSLLILSLDVYLGKDHEFYTGFPEYQRKTFEKSQLLSDVVSSFAIRKIVPPTDRTLLSQMIYFGKELYMKDLLIPQISDADKIGYTPEQIVWSQENEGYIWRYFVDEKLLYDSDPKLPGRFINPAPFSKFYLEIDNESPGQIGRWIGWQIVRSYMKNNDVSLQQLLQTDAKEIFDKSKYKPKK; encoded by the coding sequence ATGAGAAAACTTGCCTTTTTATTGATGTTCACTGTGTTTTTCGTCTCCTGTGACAAAAAAGATAAAGTGGAAAAAGCAATAGAAGAAGTTCCGGTGGAGCTTACTGTAGAACGTTTTGATAAGATTTTTTATGAATCGGACCCGAATGAGCTGTCAAAAATAAAACACCAATTCCCGTATTTTTTTCCCGCAGGAAATGAAGATACGGTTTGGACCAATAAGATGAAAAACCCGTTGCTTAAGCAAGTGCATGATGAGGTTCAGAAAAAATTTGGTAATTTTCAGAAAGAAAGAGGCGATTTAGAAGAGCTTTTCCGTCATATTAAATACTATTTCCCGGAAACGGGACTGCCAAAGGTCGTAACGCTGATTTCGGAAGTAGATACGGATAATAAAGTCATCTATACAGACAGCCTTCTGATTCTTTCATTAGATGTGTATCTGGGCAAAGACCATGAGTTTTATACTGGTTTCCCGGAATATCAAAGAAAGACTTTTGAAAAATCACAACTGCTTTCAGATGTGGTTTCGAGTTTTGCAATACGAAAAATTGTACCGCCAACAGACAGAACATTGCTTTCGCAGATGATTTACTTTGGTAAAGAATTGTACATGAAAGACCTGTTGATTCCGCAGATTTCAGATGCAGATAAAATTGGCTATACGCCGGAACAGATTGTATGGAGCCAGGAAAATGAAGGATACATCTGGCGTTATTTTGTAGATGAGAAACTATTATACGATTCTGACCCTAAATTGCCGGGAAGATTTATCAATCCGGCACCATTCTCCAAATTTTATCTGGAAATAGATAACGAATCTCCGGGACAGATAGGAAGATGGATAGGATGGCAGATAGTTCGTTCTTATATGAAAAACAATGACGTATCTTTGCAGCAATTATTGCAGACCGATGCAAAAGAAATTTTTGATAAATCCAAATACAAACCTAAAAAGTAA
- the nadE gene encoding NAD(+) synthase has product MQKNNTLQAEKVTTHIVNWLKDYATNAKVNGFVVGISGGVDSAVTSTLCAATGMPTLCVEMPIHQAPSQVSRGREHIEQLKKKYPNVESVETNLTTVFEMFKSVVPASDDEKKLHLSLANTRARLRMTTLYYHAGIHGRLVAGTGNKVEDFGVGFYTKYGDGGVDVSPIADLMKSEVYQLAEYMGVPKSILIAAPTDGLFGDDRSDEDQLGASYDELEWAMKAVEQGKEATDFTGRKAEVFSIYKRLNYVNQHKMIPIPVCEIPKHLK; this is encoded by the coding sequence ATGCAAAAAAACAATACGCTTCAGGCTGAAAAGGTTACCACCCACATTGTAAATTGGCTTAAGGACTATGCTACAAACGCAAAAGTAAACGGTTTTGTTGTTGGAATTTCCGGCGGCGTCGATTCTGCTGTTACTTCTACACTATGTGCCGCTACCGGCATGCCAACCCTTTGTGTCGAAATGCCTATCCATCAGGCACCAAGTCAGGTTTCCAGAGGAAGGGAGCATATTGAGCAATTAAAAAAGAAATATCCGAATGTAGAAAGTGTTGAAACCAATCTGACGACTGTTTTTGAGATGTTTAAAAGTGTAGTTCCCGCCAGCGATGATGAAAAAAAATTACACCTCTCTCTCGCCAACACCAGGGCACGCCTGCGTATGACTACTTTATATTATCACGCCGGAATTCACGGAAGGCTGGTTGCAGGAACCGGAAATAAAGTTGAAGATTTCGGAGTAGGTTTTTACACAAAATATGGCGATGGTGGCGTAGACGTAAGCCCTATTGCTGATTTGATGAAATCTGAAGTATATCAGCTTGCGGAATACATGGGGGTTCCTAAATCCATTCTGATTGCTGCTCCAACCGACGGGCTTTTTGGAGACGACAGAAGCGACGAAGACCAGCTTGGCGCAAGTTATGATGAATTGGAATGGGCCATGAAGGCCGTTGAACAAGGAAAAGAGGCAACCGATTTTACCGGAAGAAAAGCAGAAGTTTTTTCAATCTATAAAAGACTTAATTACGTAAATCAACATAAAATGATTCCGATTCCTGTTTGCGAAATTCCGAAACATTTGAAATGA
- the gldC gene encoding gliding motility protein GldC, whose product MSKKITSEIKITVELDENRVPEKLFWAAQDGGVVQEESKAMMLSFWDSNVQETMRIDLWTKDMPVDEMKKFFHQSLVAMADTFQRATDDEKMSDTMRDFCDYFAEKMDLKAK is encoded by the coding sequence ATGTCTAAAAAAATAACCTCTGAAATAAAAATAACAGTTGAACTAGATGAAAACAGAGTGCCGGAAAAACTTTTCTGGGCAGCCCAGGATGGTGGCGTAGTTCAGGAAGAATCCAAAGCCATGATGCTTTCATTCTGGGACAGCAACGTGCAGGAAACGATGAGAATCGACCTTTGGACAAAAGACATGCCGGTTGATGAAATGAAGAAATTCTTTCACCAAAGCCTTGTTGCAATGGCAGATACTTTCCAAAGGGCTACAGACGATGAGAAAATGTCAGATACCATGAGAGATTTTTGCGATTATTTTGCAGAAAAAATGGATTTGAAAGCAAAATAA